From a single Azospirillum humicireducens genomic region:
- a CDS encoding ABC transporter ATP-binding protein, protein MSSDTPVVIRAEGLGKAYAIFKRPQDRLKQMLVRGRRKYYDEYWALRGVDLEVRRGETVGLIGRNGSGKSTFLQLLCGTLTPTSGRIAVDGRIAALLELGAGFNPEFTGRENVYLAASVLGLSNEQIAERYESIAEFAGIGDFIEQPVKLYSSGMYARLAFAVAAHVDADIMIVDEILAVGDASFTQKCMRFIHRFKERGTLFFVSHDTGQVVNLCDRVVWLDNGSVRAVGPAKEVCHDYLAALYSDQDTSRGFRIGGARQALPQAKREEPVEDARAELLKASQHRNAIEIFDFDPNSPWFGERGASITDVRLLDSGGMPLSTVEGGEEIVLQVACHAEKDLFQPIVGFYIRDRLGQNLFGDNTHLTYQLDPIRVPAGQDFAARFRFQLPYLPSGDFSITVAIAEGTQNDHVQHHWIEDALFFKVHSSHVVQGLVGIPMLSISIDTLTGGTPPGTA, encoded by the coding sequence ATGTCGTCTGATACTCCTGTCGTCATCCGTGCCGAGGGGCTGGGCAAGGCCTACGCCATCTTCAAGCGCCCGCAGGACCGGCTGAAGCAGATGCTGGTGCGCGGCCGGCGCAAGTACTATGACGAATATTGGGCGCTGCGCGGCGTCGATCTGGAGGTCCGCCGCGGCGAGACGGTCGGGCTGATCGGCCGCAACGGCTCGGGCAAGTCGACCTTCCTGCAGCTTCTCTGCGGCACGCTGACGCCGACCTCCGGCCGCATCGCGGTGGATGGGCGCATCGCGGCGCTGCTGGAGCTGGGCGCCGGCTTCAACCCCGAATTCACCGGGCGCGAGAACGTCTATCTCGCCGCCTCGGTGCTGGGCCTGTCGAACGAGCAGATTGCCGAGCGCTATGAGTCCATCGCCGAGTTCGCCGGCATCGGCGACTTCATCGAACAGCCGGTGAAGCTCTATTCCAGCGGCATGTACGCCCGCCTCGCCTTCGCGGTGGCGGCGCATGTCGATGCCGACATCATGATCGTCGACGAGATCCTGGCGGTCGGCGATGCATCCTTCACCCAGAAATGCATGCGCTTCATCCACCGCTTCAAGGAGCGCGGCACCCTGTTCTTCGTATCGCACGACACCGGGCAGGTGGTGAACCTCTGCGACCGGGTGGTGTGGCTGGACAACGGGTCGGTGCGGGCGGTCGGCCCGGCCAAGGAGGTCTGCCACGACTATCTGGCCGCACTCTACAGCGACCAGGACACCTCGCGCGGCTTCCGCATCGGCGGGGCGCGGCAGGCGCTTCCCCAGGCCAAGCGCGAGGAGCCGGTGGAGGACGCCCGCGCCGAGCTGCTGAAAGCCTCGCAGCATCGCAACGCCATCGAAATCTTCGATTTCGATCCCAATTCGCCCTGGTTCGGCGAGCGCGGGGCCAGCATCACCGACGTCCGGCTCCTCGACAGCGGCGGCATGCCGCTGAGCACGGTGGAGGGCGGCGAGGAGATCGTCCTGCAGGTGGCCTGCCACGCGGAGAAGGATCTGTTCCAACCCATCGTCGGGTTCTACATCCGCGACCGGCTGGGGCAGAACCTGTTCGGCGACAACACCCATCTCACCTACCAGCTCGACCCCATCCGCGTGCCGGCGGGACAGGATTTCGCCGCCCGCTTCCGCTTCCAGCTGCCCTACCTGCCGAGCGGCGACTTCTCCATCACGGTCGCGATCGCCGAAGGCACGCAGAACGACCATGTCCAGCATCACTGGATCGAGGACGCCCTGTTCTTCAAGGTCCATTCCAGCCATGTGGTGCAGGGTCTGGTCGGCATCCCGATGCTGAGCATCTCCATCGACACGCTGACCGGCGGCACGCCGCCCGGGACGGCCTGA
- the cysN gene encoding sulfate adenylyltransferase subunit CysN, with protein sequence MLTDLDPAAAPADAAPMDAATQVQEYLARQNGKDLLRFITCGSVDDGKSTLIGRLLYDCKCLFEDQLASLEADSGRFGTTGAGQLDLALLVDGLAAEREQGITIDVAYRFFTTDRRKFIVADTPGHEQYTRNMVTGASTADAAVLLVDARKGVLTQTRRHSTIVSLLGVRHVVLAVNKMDAVGWDRATFERIAADYRVFAQRIGIDEVTCIPVSALTGDNVTKPSDAMGWYGGPTLLGHLESVDAAAEEKLGAFRMAVQWVNRPNQDFRGFCGTVAGGALRSGDEVAILPGGRTSRVARIVTMDGDLETALPGQAVTLVLADEVDASRGDMIVAAAGRPEVADQFAAHVVWMDEQPLLPGRSYLLRAGTATVGAQVTELKHAINVNTQEHAAAKHLDLNDVGFCNLALDRPIPFDAYADSRETGSFILIDRLTNATAGCGMIRFPLRRASNIHRHASKLDKAARAGGLQKPCVLWFTGLSGSGKSSVADRLEQELHRLGRRTMILDGDNVRHGLNRDLGFTDEDRVENIRRVAEVSKLMVEAGLIVLVSFISPFREERRMARSLVEDGEFVEIFMDTPLEVCEARDPKGLYRKARAGQLPHFTGIDSAYEPPEAPEITLKGAEHGTEEMVAQVVGELRRRGVI encoded by the coding sequence ATGCTGACGGATCTCGATCCCGCCGCCGCTCCTGCGGATGCCGCCCCCATGGATGCCGCCACGCAAGTGCAGGAGTATCTGGCCCGCCAGAACGGCAAGGACCTGCTGCGCTTCATCACCTGCGGCTCGGTGGACGATGGCAAGTCGACGCTGATCGGCCGGCTGCTCTACGACTGCAAATGCCTCTTTGAGGACCAGCTGGCCAGCCTGGAGGCGGATTCGGGCCGCTTCGGCACCACCGGCGCCGGCCAGCTCGATCTCGCTTTGCTGGTCGACGGGCTGGCGGCGGAGCGCGAGCAGGGCATCACCATCGATGTCGCCTACCGCTTCTTCACCACCGACCGCCGCAAGTTCATCGTCGCCGACACGCCGGGCCACGAGCAGTATACCCGCAACATGGTCACCGGCGCGTCCACCGCCGACGCCGCGGTCCTGCTGGTCGATGCGCGCAAGGGCGTGCTGACCCAGACCCGGCGCCACAGCACCATCGTCTCGCTGCTGGGCGTGCGCCATGTCGTGCTGGCGGTCAACAAGATGGACGCCGTCGGCTGGGACCGCGCGACCTTCGAGCGGATCGCCGCCGACTACCGCGTCTTCGCCCAGCGCATCGGCATCGACGAGGTCACCTGCATCCCGGTCTCGGCGCTGACCGGCGACAACGTCACCAAGCCGTCGGACGCCATGGGCTGGTATGGCGGCCCCACCCTGCTCGGCCATCTGGAGAGCGTCGACGCCGCTGCGGAGGAAAAGCTCGGCGCCTTCCGCATGGCGGTGCAGTGGGTGAACCGGCCCAACCAGGACTTCCGCGGCTTCTGCGGCACGGTGGCCGGCGGCGCGCTGCGCAGCGGCGACGAGGTCGCCATCCTGCCCGGCGGGCGGACCAGCCGGGTGGCGCGGATCGTCACCATGGACGGCGATCTGGAGACGGCGCTGCCCGGACAGGCGGTCACCCTGGTGCTGGCCGACGAGGTCGATGCCAGCCGCGGCGACATGATCGTCGCCGCCGCCGGCCGGCCGGAGGTGGCCGACCAGTTCGCGGCCCATGTGGTGTGGATGGACGAGCAGCCGCTGCTGCCCGGCCGCTCCTATCTGCTGCGCGCCGGCACGGCGACGGTCGGCGCGCAGGTGACGGAGCTGAAGCACGCCATCAACGTCAACACCCAGGAGCATGCCGCCGCCAAGCATCTCGACCTGAACGATGTCGGCTTCTGCAATCTGGCGCTCGACCGGCCGATCCCGTTCGACGCCTATGCCGACAGCCGCGAGACCGGCAGCTTCATCCTGATCGACCGGCTGACCAACGCCACCGCCGGCTGCGGCATGATCCGCTTCCCGCTGCGCCGCGCCTCCAATATCCACCGCCACGCCTCGAAGCTGGACAAGGCGGCGCGGGCCGGCGGGTTGCAGAAGCCCTGCGTGCTGTGGTTCACCGGCCTGTCCGGCTCCGGCAAGTCCAGCGTCGCCGACCGGCTGGAGCAGGAGCTGCACCGTCTCGGCCGCCGCACCATGATCCTCGACGGCGACAATGTCCGCCACGGGCTGAACCGGGATCTGGGCTTCACCGACGAGGACCGGGTGGAGAACATCCGCCGCGTCGCCGAGGTGTCGAAGCTGATGGTGGAGGCCGGTCTGATCGTGCTGGTCAGCTTCATCTCCCCCTTCCGCGAGGAGCGCCGGATGGCGCGCTCCCTGGTGGAGGACGGCGAGTTCGTGGAGATCTTCATGGACACCCCGCTGGAGGTCTGCGAGGCCCGCGACCCCAAGGGGCTCTACCGGAAGGCGAGAGCCGGCCAGCTCCCCCATTTCACCGGCATCGACAGCGCCTATGAGCCGCCGGAAGCGCCGGAGATCACGCTGAAGGGCGCCGAACACGGCACCGAAGAGATGGTCGCCCAGGTGGTCGGGGAGCTGCGGCGGCGCGGGGTGATTTGA
- a CDS encoding GGDEF domain-containing protein, with amino-acid sequence MDRCWLNNQDVIRIGGETMLRFSLLSANEIEFMEKMYEAAVLDPLTRIYNRRYFFGLLHQYIEKNMRAKQRLALIIIDIDHFKILNDTYGHQVGDFALRHVSSLICLTVRAGDKVCRFGGEEFTILLNEVDLPEATSIAERIRATVEDNPLLYEGAVIPMTVSIGVATLDHAFGSPDRLFALADARMYEAKNAGRNQVCNGPVALPR; translated from the coding sequence GTGGACCGTTGCTGGCTCAACAATCAGGACGTGATTCGCATCGGCGGGGAGACGATGCTTCGGTTCTCGTTGCTTTCTGCCAACGAGATCGAGTTCATGGAGAAAATGTATGAGGCAGCCGTCCTTGATCCGTTAACTCGAATTTACAACAGAAGATATTTCTTCGGACTTCTTCATCAGTACATTGAAAAAAACATGCGGGCCAAACAACGGCTGGCATTGATAATTATTGATATCGACCATTTCAAGATTCTGAACGATACATATGGTCATCAGGTCGGAGATTTTGCGCTGCGTCATGTTTCTTCTCTGATTTGCCTGACTGTTCGCGCCGGCGACAAGGTGTGCCGCTTCGGTGGCGAGGAGTTCACGATTTTGCTGAACGAGGTCGATCTGCCTGAAGCCACGTCGATCGCAGAGCGCATCCGGGCCACCGTGGAGGACAACCCCTTGCTCTATGAGGGTGCGGTCATTCCGATGACGGTCTCGATAGGGGTTGCGACCCTCGACCATGCCTTCGGCAGTCCCGACCGTCTGTTCGCCCTCGCCGATGCGCGGATGTATGAAGCCAAGAATGCGGGGCGCAATCAGGTCTGCAACGGTCCGGTGGCTTTGCCGCGTTGA
- a CDS encoding glycosyltransferase gives MHAMQDDTHLLDCIVRFHDPRRLAELERCVFSLIGQRYRPLNIVLVLQRFTPAEVAATEAALAPVLSLPGAPSLTVRNWNGETVADARTHLLNCGVEAAQGRYLAFLDYDDLLFPEAYELLVAKLRDQEAAIAFASVQVMQVEVRDRFFRTIGPQTPTYRGRDLGDLLDHNFCPIHSYLLDRSKLPADLLRFDPTLTIEEDYDLLLRICAQYPADFSLIGTEIGYYIYKTDGSNTVGQAGGLSGEKLALYETVQRRIRERKAMTPVSVPIQARLGLAHPQAGRSILEVHRQLQTSGRLKQKLGELTSLR, from the coding sequence ATGCACGCCATGCAAGACGACACCCACCTGCTGGACTGCATCGTCCGCTTCCACGACCCCCGCCGTCTGGCGGAGCTGGAACGTTGCGTCTTCTCCCTGATCGGTCAGCGCTATCGGCCACTGAACATCGTCCTGGTGCTCCAGCGCTTCACGCCGGCCGAGGTGGCGGCGACCGAGGCGGCGCTCGCCCCCGTGCTGAGCCTGCCCGGCGCCCCCTCCCTGACGGTGCGGAACTGGAACGGGGAGACGGTCGCCGACGCCCGCACCCATCTGCTGAATTGCGGGGTGGAGGCCGCCCAGGGCCGCTATCTCGCCTTCCTCGACTATGACGACCTGCTGTTTCCCGAGGCTTATGAGCTGCTGGTGGCGAAGCTGCGCGACCAGGAGGCGGCGATCGCCTTCGCCTCGGTCCAGGTGATGCAGGTCGAGGTGCGCGACCGCTTCTTCCGCACCATCGGTCCGCAGACCCCCACATACCGGGGCCGGGATCTGGGCGACCTGCTCGACCATAATTTCTGCCCGATCCACAGCTACCTGCTCGACCGCTCGAAGCTCCCCGCCGATCTCCTGCGCTTCGATCCGACGCTGACGATCGAGGAGGATTACGATCTGCTGCTGCGGATCTGCGCCCAGTATCCCGCCGATTTCTCGCTGATCGGCACCGAGATCGGCTACTACATCTACAAGACCGACGGCAGCAACACCGTAGGCCAGGCCGGCGGGCTCAGCGGCGAGAAGCTGGCGCTCTACGAGACAGTGCAGCGCCGCATCCGCGAGCGCAAGGCGATGACCCCGGTGTCGGTGCCGATCCAGGCACGGCTCGGGCTGGCGCATCCACAGGCCGGCCGGTCGATCCTGGAGGTCCACCGGCAGCTCCAGACCAGCGGCCGGCTCAAGCAGAAGCTGGGCGAACTGACGAGCCTGCGCTGA
- a CDS encoding ABC transporter permease — MAGFGAGPFALFQTAWHHRSLILRLARREIDARYRGSMLGIVWAVLNPILMLAVYTFVFSVVFQARWGVTGESNTEFALLLFSGLILFNVLGECLNRAPGLLLENVSYIKKVVFPLEILPLVSLAVALFNAGIGFVILVVFHLAVAGLPPPTALLLPLVLVPLCLTTLGLSWFFAAAGVFLRDIRQVVGVGVTVLMFLSPIFYPMTAIPERFRAILHLNPMTAILEQSKDLLFWGRIPSPVEWGLATLGAWVVAWLGYLWFMKTRRGFADVV, encoded by the coding sequence GTGGCGGGTTTCGGCGCCGGTCCCTTTGCCCTTTTCCAGACCGCCTGGCACCACAGGTCGCTGATCCTGCGGCTGGCCCGGCGCGAGATCGACGCCCGCTACCGCGGGTCGATGCTGGGCATCGTCTGGGCGGTGCTGAACCCGATCCTGATGCTGGCGGTCTACACCTTCGTCTTCTCGGTGGTGTTCCAGGCGCGCTGGGGCGTGACGGGGGAGAGCAACACCGAATTCGCCCTGCTGCTGTTCTCCGGCCTGATCCTGTTCAACGTGCTGGGCGAATGCCTGAACCGGGCGCCCGGCCTCTTGCTGGAGAATGTCAGCTACATCAAGAAGGTGGTCTTCCCGCTGGAAATCCTGCCGCTGGTGTCGCTGGCGGTCGCGCTGTTCAACGCCGGCATCGGCTTCGTCATCCTGGTGGTCTTCCACCTGGCGGTCGCCGGGTTGCCGCCGCCGACAGCGCTGCTGCTGCCGCTGGTGCTTGTGCCCTTGTGCCTGACCACGCTGGGCTTGAGCTGGTTCTTCGCCGCGGCCGGGGTGTTCCTGCGCGACATCCGGCAGGTGGTGGGGGTGGGTGTCACCGTGCTGATGTTCCTGAGCCCGATCTTCTACCCGATGACCGCGATTCCCGAGCGTTTCCGCGCCATCCTGCACCTGAACCCGATGACCGCGATCCTGGAACAGTCGAAGGACCTGCTGTTCTGGGGCCGCATCCCGTCGCCGGTCGAGTGGGGTCTGGCGACGCTGGGCGCCTGGGTGGTGGCGTGGCTCGGCTATCTCTGGTTCATGAAGACCCGCCGGGGGTTCGCCGATGTCGTCTGA
- a CDS encoding rhamnan synthesis F family protein yields MPDSTLSPHPANHAGDRPGTRPLDLQALYTPIVLSEPNRLVFPPPWIGHIPFAFWIIDALRPASLVELGTHSGNSYCAFLQAIAACGLSTSCYAVDTWEGDPHAGLYGDEVYEDLRAHHDAAYAGFSRLLRMTFDQALEYFPDASIDLLHIDGLHTYEAVGQDFRSWLPKMSGRGLVLFHDINVRERGFGVWQVWEEVSAAYPSFSFLHSNGLGVAYVGKPEAMPPALAWLFEAAGERDRNALVRRHFDRLGQGLVDRFWAQHRLKQIGDYTRHADALSAQVADREATVERLTGWVADRDADIGALQAHAAETDRQLHALAVETDRQLHLLMDRLGEREAQLAEAMAEAERQTAEARRQAAHARALQDELARQTHRLEAMEGSTSWRATAGLRWASARSRTAIVKARFIVGISRRALPMLLCQPESRHQTLESLRRDGLRPAWRRIIQQVQGGRTPCAAPAALDAPSFPEVARPIEIDHSVAVPFGHRPALATGPDGTPPTIAVVCHLFHENLAVEFRRYFLNIPVPADLFISTSDPFKKSVIEKAFSGWDRGTVDVRVTPNRGRDIAPKLLGFRDVYDRYDLVLHLHSKQSDHASVLANWRGQLLETLLGSPETVESIVGAFVQRPDLGMVGSQHFEPVRHWINWGNNFPYADRLMARLGLTLSETRVLDFPSGSMFWARSAALKPLLDLGLSYEDFAEERGQIDGTLAHAIERTYFHVCEAAGFGWIKVADPALFPDTPAIAPIDSPADLDRFIVEHGLKLTGSDLPAPRSVHPTPIAQPDPALIDRRSAKALGLDRAVAPATVAVGIVTYNNDEAAVRRIVESTRLALAEAGCPTDGRILVIDNGESSAATTAGDPAIHRLDSAGNIGFGAGHNRLMAAAFAAGADHYIAANPDGAFHPQAVLALLRMMQAQQDRALVEALQFPVEHPKPYDPFTFETPWLSGACLMIPRRAFEELGGFDETFFMYCEDVDLSWRARASGFVLCSCPTAIFLHEVTNRPRNPAVLRMIHESGMLLARKWGAPPAFQSWVAGELRGLGHPPPETQPEPVPADWRRCADFSHHFSFAKARW; encoded by the coding sequence ATGCCCGATTCCACCCTCAGCCCCCACCCCGCCAACCATGCCGGGGACCGCCCCGGAACGCGGCCGCTGGATCTGCAGGCCCTCTACACGCCCATCGTGCTGAGCGAACCGAACCGGCTCGTCTTCCCGCCGCCCTGGATCGGCCACATCCCCTTCGCCTTCTGGATCATCGACGCGCTGCGGCCCGCGTCCCTGGTGGAGCTGGGAACCCACAGCGGCAACTCCTACTGCGCCTTCCTGCAGGCGATCGCCGCCTGCGGCCTGTCGACCTCCTGCTATGCGGTCGACACCTGGGAGGGCGACCCCCATGCCGGGCTCTACGGCGACGAGGTCTACGAGGATCTGCGCGCGCACCACGACGCCGCCTATGCCGGCTTCTCGCGCCTGCTGCGGATGACCTTCGACCAGGCGCTGGAGTATTTCCCCGACGCCAGCATCGACCTGCTGCACATCGACGGCCTGCACACCTACGAGGCGGTCGGCCAGGACTTCCGCAGCTGGCTGCCGAAGATGAGCGGGCGCGGGCTGGTGCTGTTCCACGACATCAATGTCCGCGAGCGCGGCTTCGGCGTCTGGCAGGTGTGGGAGGAGGTGAGCGCCGCCTATCCCTCCTTCTCCTTCCTGCACTCCAACGGCCTGGGCGTGGCCTATGTCGGCAAGCCCGAGGCGATGCCCCCTGCGCTTGCCTGGTTGTTCGAGGCTGCCGGCGAGCGCGACCGCAACGCACTGGTCCGCCGCCATTTCGACCGGCTGGGGCAGGGGCTGGTCGACCGCTTCTGGGCGCAGCACCGGCTGAAGCAGATCGGCGACTACACCCGGCACGCCGACGCTCTGTCCGCACAGGTCGCCGACCGCGAGGCGACGGTCGAGCGGCTGACCGGCTGGGTCGCTGACCGCGATGCCGACATCGGCGCGCTGCAGGCCCATGCCGCCGAAACCGACCGGCAGTTGCATGCCCTTGCCGTCGAGACCGACCGGCAGCTCCATCTGCTGATGGACCGGCTGGGCGAACGCGAAGCCCAGCTCGCCGAGGCCATGGCCGAGGCGGAGCGCCAGACCGCCGAGGCCCGGCGCCAGGCGGCCCATGCCCGCGCCCTCCAGGACGAGCTGGCACGCCAGACCCACCGGCTGGAGGCGATGGAAGGCTCTACCTCCTGGCGGGCCACCGCCGGCCTGCGCTGGGCAAGCGCACGCTCGCGCACCGCAATCGTCAAGGCGCGCTTCATCGTCGGCATCTCCCGGCGCGCCCTGCCGATGCTGCTCTGCCAGCCGGAGAGCCGGCACCAGACCCTGGAGTCCCTGCGCCGCGACGGCCTGCGCCCGGCATGGCGCCGGATCATCCAGCAGGTCCAGGGCGGGCGGACGCCGTGCGCCGCCCCGGCGGCGCTGGACGCCCCCTCCTTCCCGGAGGTCGCCCGCCCGATCGAGATCGACCACAGCGTGGCCGTGCCCTTCGGCCATCGCCCGGCACTCGCCACCGGCCCCGACGGCACCCCTCCGACGATCGCCGTCGTCTGCCACCTGTTCCACGAGAACCTCGCGGTGGAGTTCCGCCGCTATTTCCTGAACATCCCCGTCCCGGCCGACCTGTTCATCTCGACCTCCGACCCCTTCAAGAAGTCGGTGATCGAGAAGGCCTTCTCCGGCTGGGACCGCGGCACGGTCGATGTCCGCGTCACCCCGAACCGCGGGCGGGACATCGCGCCCAAGCTCCTCGGGTTCCGCGACGTCTACGACCGCTACGATCTGGTCCTGCACCTGCATTCCAAGCAGTCCGACCATGCCTCGGTTCTGGCCAACTGGCGCGGCCAGCTGCTGGAAACCCTGCTGGGCTCGCCGGAAACCGTCGAGAGCATCGTCGGCGCCTTCGTCCAGCGCCCCGACCTCGGCATGGTCGGCTCGCAGCATTTCGAGCCGGTGCGCCACTGGATCAACTGGGGCAACAACTTCCCCTATGCCGACAGGCTGATGGCCCGGCTCGGGCTGACGCTGAGCGAAACCCGGGTGCTGGACTTCCCCTCGGGCTCGATGTTCTGGGCGCGCTCGGCGGCGCTGAAGCCGCTGCTCGACCTCGGCCTGTCCTATGAGGACTTCGCCGAGGAGCGCGGCCAGATCGACGGCACGCTCGCCCATGCCATCGAGCGCACCTATTTCCATGTCTGCGAAGCCGCCGGCTTCGGCTGGATCAAGGTCGCCGACCCCGCCCTGTTCCCCGACACGCCGGCGATCGCGCCGATCGACAGCCCGGCCGACCTCGACCGCTTCATCGTCGAGCATGGCCTCAAGCTCACCGGCAGCGACCTGCCGGCGCCGCGCAGCGTCCACCCGACGCCGATCGCCCAACCCGATCCGGCACTGATCGACCGGCGCAGCGCCAAGGCCCTCGGCCTAGACCGCGCGGTCGCACCGGCGACGGTCGCCGTCGGCATCGTCACCTACAACAACGACGAGGCCGCCGTCCGCCGCATCGTCGAAAGCACCCGCCTTGCCCTGGCCGAGGCCGGCTGCCCGACCGACGGCCGCATCCTGGTCATCGACAACGGGGAGTCGAGCGCGGCGACGACGGCCGGCGATCCCGCCATCCATCGCCTGGACAGCGCCGGCAACATCGGCTTCGGCGCCGGCCACAACCGCCTGATGGCCGCCGCCTTCGCCGCGGGGGCCGACCATTACATCGCCGCCAATCCCGACGGCGCCTTCCATCCGCAGGCGGTCCTGGCGCTGCTGCGCATGATGCAGGCCCAGCAGGACCGGGCGCTCGTCGAGGCCCTGCAGTTCCCGGTCGAGCATCCCAAGCCCTACGATCCCTTCACCTTCGAAACCCCCTGGCTGTCGGGCGCCTGCCTGATGATCCCGCGCCGGGCCTTCGAGGAGCTGGGCGGCTTCGACGAAACCTTCTTCATGTATTGCGAGGACGTGGATCTGTCCTGGCGGGCGCGAGCCAGCGGCTTCGTCCTGTGCAGCTGCCCGACGGCGATCTTCCTGCACGAGGTGACCAACCGGCCGCGCAATCCGGCCGTCCTGCGCATGATCCATGAGTCCGGCATGCTGCTGGCCCGCAAATGGGGAGCGCCGCCGGCCTTCCAGAGCTGGGTCGCCGGCGAGCTGCGCGGGCTCGGCCATCCGCCGCCGGAGACGCAGCCCGAACCGGTGCCCGCCGACTGGCGGCGCTGTGCCGATTTCTCGCATCACTTCAGCTTCGCGAAGGCCCGCTGGTAA
- the cysD gene encoding sulfate adenylyltransferase subunit CysD, which yields MLLDPLLDTRPAAREIPGSGPITGSVTGSEASLSAIVTTPARLTHLQRLEAESIHIMREVAAQFQKPVMLYSVGKDSAVLLHLAMKAFYPSKPPFPLLHVDTTWKFREMIQFRDRMARELGIDLMVHINRDGVRRGIGPVSHGSAVHTDVMKTQALKQALDAHGFDAAFGGARRDEEKSRAKERIFSFRTSTHRWEPKNQRPELWSLYNGRIHKGESIRVFPLSNWTELDIWQYIHQEAIPVVPLYFAKPRPVVERDGTLIMVDDDRLPLKPGEVPEMAWVRFRTLGCYPLTGAVRSTAATLPEIIREMLLSTGSERQGRVIDQDAAASMEAKKQEGYF from the coding sequence ATGCTCCTTGATCCGCTTCTCGACACCCGCCCCGCGGCCAGGGAGATCCCCGGCTCCGGGCCCATCACCGGTTCAGTCACCGGCTCCGAGGCCAGCTTGTCCGCCATCGTGACCACGCCGGCCCGCCTCACCCACCTGCAAAGGCTGGAGGCGGAGAGCATCCACATCATGCGCGAGGTGGCGGCCCAGTTCCAAAAGCCGGTCATGCTCTATTCGGTGGGCAAGGACAGCGCGGTGCTGCTGCATCTGGCGATGAAGGCCTTTTATCCGTCCAAGCCGCCCTTCCCGCTGCTGCATGTCGACACGACCTGGAAATTCCGGGAGATGATCCAGTTCCGCGACCGCATGGCGCGGGAGTTGGGCATCGATTTGATGGTCCACATCAACCGGGACGGCGTGCGCCGGGGGATCGGCCCGGTCAGCCACGGCTCGGCCGTCCACACCGACGTGATGAAGACGCAAGCGCTGAAACAGGCGCTCGACGCCCACGGCTTCGACGCCGCCTTCGGCGGGGCGCGCCGCGACGAGGAGAAGAGCCGCGCCAAGGAGCGCATCTTCTCCTTCCGGACCTCCACCCACCGCTGGGAGCCGAAGAACCAGCGGCCGGAGCTGTGGAGCCTCTATAACGGGCGCATTCACAAGGGCGAGAGCATCCGCGTCTTCCCGCTGTCGAACTGGACCGAGCTGGACATCTGGCAATACATCCACCAGGAGGCCATCCCGGTGGTGCCGCTCTATTTTGCCAAGCCGCGTCCGGTGGTGGAGCGCGACGGCACGCTGATCATGGTCGATGACGACCGGCTGCCGCTGAAGCCCGGTGAGGTGCCGGAGATGGCCTGGGTGCGCTTCCGCACGCTCGGCTGCTATCCGCTGACCGGAGCCGTGCGCAGCACCGCCGCCACCCTGCCCGAGATCATCCGCGAGATGCTGCTGTCCACCGGTTCGGAACGGCAGGGCCGCGTGATCGACCAGGACGCCGCCGCCTCGATGGAAGCGAAGAAGCAGGAAGGCTACTTCTGA
- a CDS encoding sulfotransferase family protein: protein MAQSVRGLPQDAAVGGASPRRAPRIVFLQGVMPRSGTNYLQSLLELHPDVAVNPFGIRELPFLSTLEDARSYEGRFLRLYRRNRDSFHDLETFCYMVSGFLRRIEAEFPAGKTVVIKSPHTRMMRYFPYLFPAERCLIVLRDGRRAVQSTIDTWPLRFLGRTFADVCREWSFGTEAALEAQSRMSADACRLVRFEDAVAAPDGTVRDLMRFLELDEGRYPFERIGDLPILGSSRASRSNGEVSWTPVEKPEGFDPSKRPIQWSRKRRTVFDAVAGDMQKKAGYAP from the coding sequence GTGGCGCAGTCGGTCCGCGGGCTCCCGCAGGATGCTGCCGTCGGCGGCGCCAGCCCGCGGCGTGCACCGCGGATCGTCTTTCTGCAGGGGGTGATGCCGCGCAGCGGCACCAATTATCTGCAGAGTCTGCTGGAATTGCATCCCGACGTGGCGGTCAACCCCTTCGGCATCCGGGAACTGCCCTTCCTGAGCACACTGGAGGATGCGCGGAGCTATGAGGGGCGCTTTCTGCGCCTCTACCGGCGCAACCGGGACTCGTTCCACGATCTGGAGACTTTCTGCTATATGGTGAGCGGCTTCCTGCGCCGGATCGAAGCGGAGTTCCCGGCCGGCAAGACGGTGGTGATCAAGTCGCCCCACACCCGGATGATGCGCTATTTCCCCTACCTGTTCCCGGCGGAGCGCTGCCTGATCGTGCTGCGCGACGGCCGCCGCGCCGTGCAGTCCACCATCGACACCTGGCCTCTGCGCTTCCTGGGCCGGACCTTTGCCGACGTCTGCCGGGAATGGAGCTTCGGCACCGAGGCGGCGCTGGAGGCGCAGAGCCGGATGAGCGCCGACGCCTGCCGGCTGGTCCGCTTCGAGGATGCGGTGGCCGCCCCCGACGGCACGGTCCGCGACCTTATGCGCTTTCTGGAGCTGGACGAGGGGCGCTATCCGTTCGAGCGGATCGGCGACCTTCCCATCCTGGGATCGTCCCGCGCCTCGCGCAGCAATGGCGAGGTCAGCTGGACGCCCGTCGAGAAACCCGAAGGCTTCGACCCGTCGAAGCGCCCGATCCAATGGTCGCGCAAGCGTCGGACCGTGTTCGATGCCGTGGCCGGAGACATGCAGAAGAAGGCCGGCTATGCTCCTTGA